A region of Rhinoraja longicauda isolate Sanriku21f chromosome 1, sRhiLon1.1, whole genome shotgun sequence DNA encodes the following proteins:
- the atoh8 gene encoding transcription factor atoh8 has product MRTSENLEVADWKKLCVRGIGTIKRLKRKSRDVLGQGEMEKVCRADPDPLMARLAQSNGAVRDTRADDAVNLHRAVRMQDGGGGGEGGRGDQGSESPVPGRGRQARPPPSQALPFEPLPLPLALALAEPPCLQPRVVLCQRSPETPYDSVAHGCYSPTTGRRPGETPVAPTEIKAIQQTRRLLANARERTRVHTISAAFEALRQQVPCYSYGQKLSKLAILRIACNYILSLATLADLDYSSDHGNMSFAECVEQCTKTLQAEGRSKKRKE; this is encoded by the exons ATGAGGACTTCGGAAAACCTGGAGGTGGCAGACTGGAAGAAACTGTGTGTCCGGGGGATCGGGACAATCAAGAGGCTGAAAAGGAAAAGCCGGGACGTCCTGGGACAGGGCGAGATGGAGAAAGTGTGCCGTGCTGACCCGGACCCTTTGATGGCCCGCCTGGCCCAGAGTAACGGAGCTGTCCGGGACACCCGGGCTGACGACGCTGTGAATCTGCACAGGGCGGTCCGCATGCAGGACGGTGGaggcggaggggaagggggaaggggggaccagGGATCCGAGTCTCCAGTCCCTGGTCGGGGCAGGCAGGCTCGACCTCCCCCGTCCCAGGCGCTCCCCTTtgagccgctgccgctgccgctggcgCTGGCGCTGGCGGAGCCGCCGTGTCTGCAGCCCCGCGTCGTGCTGTGCCAGCGATCCCCGGAGACTCCCTACGACTCCGTCGCGCACGGCTGCTACAGCCCGACGACCGGGAGACGCCCCGGGGAGACGCCGGTCGCACCCACCGAGATCAAAGCCATCCAGCAGACCAGGAGGTTGCTGGCCAACGCCCGAgagagaaccagggtccacaccaTCAGCGCTGCCTTCGAAGCCCTGAGACAACAG GTTCCTTGCTATTCCTACGGACAGAAGCTGTCGAAGCTGGCGATCCTGAGGATAGCGTGTAATTACATCCTGTCGCTGGCCACGCTGGCTGACCTCGACTACAGCTCTGATCACGGCAACATGAGCTTCGCCGAGTGCGTGGAGCAATGCACCAAGACATTGCAGGCAGAGGGGAGATCAAAGAAGAGGAAG